In Primulina eburnea isolate SZY01 chromosome 14, ASM2296580v1, whole genome shotgun sequence, the following proteins share a genomic window:
- the LOC140813004 gene encoding uncharacterized protein, which produces MASHPQSENTQPDGDNKKDPGWKHCYLKNPNDTNSVTCRFCGFTSNGGIFRAKQHIAGNSKNVRKCKECPQSVRDELLNYMNEKKKQTLRACGGMKQDFCFLDFDEDEDDEEDVQPSKKRSLTSIHETGSGSDSGSGSVKGPMDLFITKKKTKGGKLRQTIINDACDKELRDRTVQKIARFMYQAAISFNAAHLDSFKEMIEAIGQYGPNLKPPSYHELRVPLLQKEIAYTNELLKENRDECEKYGCSIMSHGWTDRKHRTLINFLVNSPKGTMFLESVDASAHVKTGTLLYELLDRFVERVGEKNVVQVITDNGSNYVLAGKLLQAKRPNLFWTPCAARCIDLMLEDIGKIEVVRKTISRAIALVGYIYNHGGVLHMMREFTGNKELARHGVTRFATTFLTLQSLHKRQKALKRMFISTQWIESKWSNDINGKKANDTVFKPSFWNNVTYTLKVMCPLVMVLRIADNKTRPAIGYIYEAMDRAKETILKSFDNNREKCKKMLEFIDA; this is translated from the exons ATGGCTTCTCATCCTCAATCAGAAAACACACAACCAGATGGGGATAATAAGAAAGACCCCGGTTGGAAGCATTGTTATTTGAAAAATCCAAATGATACTAATAGTGTGACGTGTAGGTTTTGTGGCTTCACGTCCAATGGAGGAATTTTTCGAGCCAAACAACATATTGCTGGGAATTCAAAAAATGTAAGAAAATGCAAAGAGTGTCCTCAAAGTGTCCGTGATGAGCTGTTGAATTATATGAATGAAAAGAAGAAGCAAACATTGAGAGCTTGCGGTGGAATGAAGCAAGATTTTTGCTTTCTTGATTTCGATGAAGATGAAGACGATGAAGAAGATGTACAACCAAGCAAAAAGAGAAGTTTGACTTCCATACACGAGACTGGAAGTGGAAGTGACAGTGGCAGTGGCAGTGTTAAAGGGCCGATGGATCTCTTTATCACGAAGAAGAAAACCAAAGGGGGGAAATTGAGGCAAACAATCATAAACGATGCTTGTGATAAAGAGCTTAGAGATCGAACAGTTCAAAAGATAGCTCGTTTCATGTATCAAGCTGCGATTTCTTTCAATGCTGCCCATTTAGATAGCTTCAAGGAAATGATTGAAGCCATAGGTCAGTACGGGCCGAATTTGAAACCACCAAGTTATCATGAATTGAGGGTACCACTTTTACAGAAAGAAATTGCCTACACAAATGAGTTGTTGAAAGAAAACAGAGATGAATGTGAGAAATATGGTTGCTCAATTATGTCTCATGGGTGGACTGATAGGAAGCATAGAACATTGATCAACTTTTTGGTTAATTCACCCAAAGGAACAATGTTCTTGGAATCTGTGGATGCATCTGCCCATGTCAAGACTGGAACCCTGTTATATGAGTTACTTGATAGATTTGTAGAGCGTGTGGGAGAGAAAAATGTCGTGCAAGTGATTACAGACAATGGCAGCAATTATGTTTTAGCTG GTAAACTTCTACAAGCAAAAAGACCGAATTTGTTTTGGACTCCATGTGCTGCTCGTTGCATTGATTTGATGCTAGAGGATATTGGAAAAATTGAGGTGGTTCGGAAGACTATTTCTAGAGCAATTGCTCTTGTTGGTTACATTTACAATCATGGAGGTGTTTTGCACATGATGAGAGAATTTACTGGAAACAAAGAGTTGGCAAGACATGGAGTCACCCGTTTTGCTACTACATTTCTCACTTTGCAAAGCCTCCACAAACGTCAAAAGGCTTTGAAGAGAATGTTCATATCAACACAGTGGATAGAAAGTAAATGGTCAAATGATATAAATGGTAAGAAGGCAAATGATACTGTTTTCAAGCCTTCATTTTGGAATAATGTGACATACACCCTTAAAGTGATGTGTCCTCTAGTGATGGTTCTTCGCATTGCCGACAATAAAACAAGGCCAGCGATTGGTTATATCTATGAAGCTATGGACAGAGCAAAAGAAACAATTCTCAAGTCCTTTGATAACAACAGAGAGAAATGTAAAAAAATGTTAGAATTTATTGATGCTTGA
- the LOC140812393 gene encoding uncharacterized protein yields the protein MEGMKEIARAYYVRASEEERNLVNQGFAQIDVNGDGWVSPLEFKKLMKPGESPQKAFSLFDINGDGALDFDEYLAVYYVSVKVNMLLGCSGCKAFLLGPFFSCTLCLGKGDDTFDLCCACYTGGRVAHEHSKENLVDQYSLIKMMRSRATADAQKPGPAMTDRPLPTTDAHLQGNQGIKKEMEELREIAIAQHRAGSPEVQALAHQFFQSLDTNGDRKVDLAEFLAFTNREGYTRFNNPDFFRNLDRNGNGTLDFWEVLTLYFIIKNGRPFCDSCGNFIPGVFFSCVECYKSGKDTFDLCRDCYKSMKWNDHSHGCPPQFLDNCTLLLAAKVSP from the exons ATGGAGGGGATGAAAGAAATTGCAAGAGCCTACTACGTTAGAGCAAGCGAAGAGGAAAGAAACTTGGTGAACCAAGGCTTTGCACAAATAGATGTGAACGGGGATGGCTGGGTAAGTCCCCTAGAATTCAAAAAATTGATGAAGCCCGGAGAATCACCCCAGAAAGCATTCAGTCTATTCGACATAAACGGAGACGGGGCCCTGGATTTTGATGAATATTTGGCTGTTTACTACGTTTCTGTAAAGGTCAACATGCTTCTGGGCTGCAGTGGGTGCAAAGCCTTTCTCCTGGGGCCATTCTTCTCGTGCACGCTGTGTCTTGGAAAAGGCGACGATACATTTGACTTGTGCTGCGCTTGCTACACAGGAGGAAGAGTGGCGCACGAGCACTCCAAGGAGAACCTGGTGGATCAATACTCGTTGATCAAGATGATGAGAAGTCGAGCGACTGCGGACGCACAGAAACCCGGTCCGGCGATGACGGATCGACCCTTACCAACTACTGATGCCCATTTACAAGGAAATCAGGGAATCAAG AAAGAGATGGAAGAACTCCGCGAGATTGCAATAGCCCAACATCGAGCAGGGTCGCCAGAAGTTCAAGCGCTGGCACATCAGTTCTTTCAATCTCTCGACACCAACGGAGATCGCAAGGTAGATCTAGCAGAGTTCTTGGCATTCACGAACCGGGAAGGTTATACACGCTTCAACAATCCGGATTTCTTCAGGAATCTTGACAGAAATGGCAACGGCACACTGGACTTCTGGGAGGTGTTGACTTTGTATTTCATTATCAAGAATGGACGACCATTCTGCGACTCCTGCGGCAACTTCATACCGGGGGTGTTTTTCTCATGCGTCGAGTGCTATAAGAGTGGCAAAGACACGTTTGATCTATGTCGTGATTGTTATAAATCTATGAAATGGAATGATCATAGTCATGGTTGCCCTCCTCAGTTTTTAGACAACTGCACATTGCTATTGGCCGCAAAAGTTTCGCCATGA